Proteins from a single region of Equus asinus isolate D_3611 breed Donkey chromosome 17, EquAss-T2T_v2, whole genome shotgun sequence:
- the LOC139040878 gene encoding LOW QUALITY PROTEIN: olfactory receptor 5AL1-like (The sequence of the model RefSeq protein was modified relative to this genomic sequence to represent the inferred CDS: substituted 1 base at 1 genomic stop codon) codes for MREVANTGLGKLQPKVKKKFXIYAIAKGNHSQVSEFILLGLTDNPKLQVILFGVFLGIYLVSVMGNLGLIVLIQISPQLHTPMYFFLSHLAFIDFSFTSSVTPNTLVHFLCDIKSITFYGCAIQVCCFITFVVCELYLLAIMAYDWYVAICSPLLYVTLMPRKLCYRIIASTYVYGFAVGLGQTVATFRLSFCGSNMVNHFYCDDVPLVALACSDTHIKELMLLIIAGFNTLCSLLNVMISYVFILFAVLRIHSAEGRQKAFSTCASHLTSITIFYGTIIFMYVLHNSRHSLNTDKFASEFYVVVIPMLNPLIYSLRNQEVKNALKRIREKLCLAIK; via the exons ATGAGAGAAGTAGCTAATACTGGCCTAGGAAAGTTGCAGCCCAAAG taaaaaaaaagttttaaatctaTGCCATTGCCAAAGGCAATCATTCACAAGTATCTGAGTTTATCCTCTTGGGACTCACGGATAATCCAAAGCTTCAAGTCATTCTCTTCGGTGTATTCCTAGGGATCTATTTAGTTAGTGTCATGGGTAACCTTGGTTTGATTGTACTAATTCAAATCAGTCCTCAGCTTCACAcacctatgtatttttttctcagccATCTggcttttattgatttttcttttacttcatcTGTCACCCCAAACACCTTGGTGCATTTCCTGTGTGACATTAAAAGTATAACATTTTATGGATGTGCCATTCAGGTGTGCTGCTTCATCACATTTGTAGTTTGTGAACTGTATTTGCTTGCAATTATGGCATATGATTGGTATGTTGCCATCTGTAGCCCTTTACTCTACGTCACTCTCATGCCAAGAAAACTCTGCTATCGAATAATTGCTAGCACATATGTTTATGGATTTGCTGTGGGTCTTGGCCAGACAGTGGCAACATTCCGCTTGTCTTTTTGTGGCTCAAATATGGTCAACCACTTCTACTGTGATGATGTTCCCTTGGTTGCTCTGGCCTGTTCCGACACTCATATCAAAGAACTCATGTTGTTAATCATTGCTGGGTTCAACACCCTCTGCTCTCTACTGAATGTGATGATTTCTTATGTTTTCATCCTCTTTGCCGTTCTGAGGATCCATTCTgctgaaggaagacagaaagctTTTTCTACCTGTGCTTCCCACCTGACCTCCATCACAATATTTTACGGGACAATCATTTTTATGTATGTACTACACAATTCAAGGCATTCTCTAAACACAGATAAATTTGCTTCAGAGTTTTATGTGGTAGTGATTCCCATGTTAAACCCATTGATCTATAGCCTGAGAAATCAGGAGGTAAAGAATGCACtaaaaagaattagagaaaagtTGTGTTTGGCTATCAAATAA